A region of uncultured Anaeromusa sp. DNA encodes the following proteins:
- a CDS encoding D-alanyl-D-alanine carboxypeptidase family protein yields MARKIIWLLVFASAFYTLTAGSAQAAPAVTAKAAIVMDATTGEVLYAKDAESRRYPASTTKMMTLLVALEKGRLDDLVVTSEAARATEGSSLYLEFGEKQKLLDLLYGIMLVSGNDATVAVAEHIAGSVPAYARLMTQKAQEIGAVNTQFANSSGLPDPNHYSTAHDLARIAAYGYRTQPLFAEIVSSKRRVLPWPGKGYDREIFNENRMLWLYPGSNGVKTGYTDAAGRCLVSAAKRNGLQLISVVLDSERMWDDSIALLDYGFGVVKAKNLLTQNQPVADVTVLDGLQKQTSLYVAQDIVVPESRNGIGNTYRITVQKPDSIAAPVHRGDVVGTVRILRGDEEVTVIPLLAGQDVERRSLFRLAVLSAEDVWTWVKVAFAWLLLDGRRA; encoded by the coding sequence ATGGCGCGAAAAATTATCTGGTTATTAGTTTTTGCCAGCGCTTTTTATACGTTGACTGCTGGCTCGGCGCAAGCAGCGCCGGCAGTGACGGCGAAAGCCGCCATTGTCATGGATGCAACGACTGGCGAAGTCTTGTACGCCAAAGATGCGGAAAGCCGCCGTTATCCAGCTAGTACGACCAAAATGATGACGTTGCTGGTGGCTCTTGAAAAGGGACGTCTTGATGACTTGGTTGTTACAAGCGAAGCGGCGCGTGCAACCGAAGGCTCATCATTGTATTTGGAATTTGGAGAAAAGCAAAAACTGTTAGACTTGTTATATGGCATCATGTTGGTTTCAGGCAATGATGCTACAGTGGCCGTTGCTGAACACATTGCCGGTTCAGTGCCAGCCTATGCTCGCTTAATGACGCAAAAAGCGCAAGAGATTGGCGCTGTAAATACGCAGTTTGCCAACTCTAGCGGCTTGCCGGACCCCAACCATTATTCGACAGCTCATGACTTGGCTCGGATTGCCGCTTATGGATATCGCACGCAACCGTTGTTTGCAGAGATTGTTTCTTCAAAGCGTAGGGTACTGCCTTGGCCTGGCAAAGGGTATGATCGAGAAATTTTCAATGAAAATAGAATGCTTTGGCTATATCCTGGTTCTAATGGCGTTAAAACCGGTTATACTGATGCGGCAGGCCGGTGTTTAGTATCAGCGGCTAAGCGTAATGGCTTGCAATTAATTTCTGTGGTGCTAGATAGTGAGCGTATGTGGGATGATTCCATTGCGCTTTTGGATTATGGCTTTGGTGTTGTCAAAGCTAAAAACCTGCTCACACAAAATCAACCTGTAGCGGATGTGACTGTTTTAGATGGTTTACAAAAGCAGACTTCATTATATGTTGCACAGGATATTGTTGTACCCGAATCGCGCAACGGCATCGGCAATACGTATCGTATCACGGTGCAAAAACCAGACAGCATTGCTGCTCCGGTACATCGGGGAGACGTTGTCGGCACAGTACGGATTTTGCGCGGAGATGAAGAAGTGACGGTGATACCGCTTCTGGCAGGACAAGACGTGGAGAGACGGTCATTATTTCGTTTGGCAGTTCTTTCGGCGGAAGATGTGTGGACTTGGGTAAAAGTGGCCTTTGCCTGGCTGTTGTTGGATGGAAGACGAGCCTAG
- the scpB gene encoding SMC-Scp complex subunit ScpB — translation MFYQHLKAPLEALLFAHGKPVSVSVLAEVLQVEEEHILLLLAEMQEEYGRSERGIMLYEVAGGFQLGTKEEWASLIIALAGARESKLSSPALETLAIIAFKQPVTKQEMEEIRGVRIDKVLTQLIERGLIREVGRKESLGRPILYGTTEDFLECFGLRDLQQLPDLQNLLPNEATNTEEKNEG, via the coding sequence TTGTTTTATCAGCACTTAAAGGCGCCGTTGGAGGCGCTCTTGTTTGCCCATGGAAAACCTGTATCTGTTTCGGTTCTCGCAGAAGTGCTGCAAGTGGAAGAAGAGCATATTTTGTTGCTTTTGGCAGAAATGCAGGAAGAATATGGCCGAAGTGAACGGGGCATTATGCTTTATGAAGTGGCGGGTGGCTTTCAATTAGGCACAAAAGAAGAGTGGGCTTCGCTGATTATAGCGTTGGCCGGAGCTCGTGAAAGCAAGTTGTCGTCGCCAGCGTTGGAGACATTAGCCATTATTGCCTTCAAGCAGCCTGTGACGAAACAAGAAATGGAAGAGATTCGCGGTGTGCGTATTGACAAAGTGTTGACACAATTAATAGAACGAGGGTTGATTCGTGAAGTAGGGAGAAAAGAATCCTTGGGTCGTCCTATCTTATACGGAACGACCGAAGACTTTTTGGAGTGCTTTGGCTTGCGCGATTTACAGCAGTTACCTGATTTGCAGAACTTACTGCCAAACGAAGCAACCAACACAGAAGAAAAAAATGAAGGTTAG
- a CDS encoding segregation/condensation protein A yields MEAYRIRLEGFEGPLALLLHLIEKSRLDIYDIPIADVTVQYLAYLREMEEFNMDIASEFLLMAATLLQIKSRLLLPVASVEEEEEEGLDPRKELVDRLLEYRRFKMLAQLLGERWQLRQGVYTRPSQLPEPARPLPAGLTPQLLLQALTALWESRLPQTQAIVEREEISIQDKMADVVRLLQERRCVPFEDLLIRSGSRGEVIASFLAVLELVRLQRVRVRQLQSFGPMEIILSCEEEQTCFIST; encoded by the coding sequence ATGGAAGCATATCGCATCCGTTTAGAAGGCTTTGAGGGACCGCTGGCTCTTTTGCTGCATCTGATTGAAAAAAGCAGACTGGATATTTACGATATTCCTATTGCTGATGTGACGGTGCAGTATCTGGCGTATTTGCGCGAGATGGAAGAATTCAACATGGACATTGCCAGCGAATTTTTATTAATGGCCGCTACGTTGTTGCAAATTAAGTCCAGGCTTCTGTTGCCAGTGGCTTCCGTCGAAGAAGAGGAAGAAGAGGGGCTGGACCCGCGCAAAGAATTAGTAGATCGGCTTTTGGAATATCGGCGGTTTAAAATGCTGGCCCAACTTTTGGGTGAACGATGGCAGTTGCGGCAGGGCGTTTATACGCGTCCGTCGCAACTACCGGAACCAGCCCGCCCTTTGCCTGCGGGTCTAACGCCGCAGCTTCTTTTACAAGCTTTGACGGCGTTATGGGAAAGCCGGCTGCCACAAACGCAGGCGATCGTGGAACGAGAAGAAATCAGTATCCAAGATAAGATGGCCGATGTGGTGCGCCTCTTGCAAGAACGTCGCTGTGTTCCGTTTGAAGATTTGCTGATTCGCAGTGGCTCGCGGGGGGAAGTGATCGCCTCTTTTTTGGCGGTGCTGGAATTGGTTCGCTTACAGCGGGTGCGCGTGAGGCAGCTTCAGTCCTTTGGGCCGATGGAAATCATCTTGTCGTGTGAGGAGGAACAGACTTGTTTTATCAGCACTTAA
- the trpS gene encoding tryptophan--tRNA ligase: MTVKGRIFSGMQPSGNFHLGNYLGALENWVKLQDQYECFFCIVDWHALTSTFENTEAMPKRTYEMALNWLSAGLDPEKNTIFIQSQVKEHAELHLLLSMMTPLSWLERVPTYKDKLVQLGSQGKDINTYGFLGYPELMTADIALYKADTVPVGIDQLPHLELTREIVRRFNNLYGSEVFVEPKEMLSQASLLPGLDGRKMSKSYGNEIPFAASEKEIREKVRQMVTDPQRVRRADVGDPDVCPVFTFHKVFSPAVVVTEIDQECRKAGIGCVDCKKRLADHMVSALAPIHERRVVLEQQPERVHEILAAGAEKARKVAGETMRSVREVMHLPN, translated from the coding sequence ATGACAGTAAAAGGGCGTATTTTCAGCGGTATGCAGCCGTCTGGAAATTTTCATCTGGGAAACTATTTGGGAGCGTTGGAAAATTGGGTCAAGCTGCAAGACCAATATGAGTGCTTTTTTTGCATTGTAGACTGGCATGCGTTGACTTCGACTTTTGAAAATACGGAAGCTATGCCGAAACGCACGTATGAAATGGCGCTGAATTGGCTGAGCGCCGGCTTAGACCCGGAAAAAAACACTATTTTTATTCAATCGCAAGTAAAAGAGCATGCGGAGCTGCACCTGTTGCTTTCGATGATGACGCCTCTGTCGTGGCTGGAACGGGTGCCTACTTATAAAGATAAGTTAGTGCAATTGGGCAGTCAGGGTAAAGATATTAATACCTATGGATTTTTGGGCTATCCGGAGTTGATGACGGCGGATATTGCTTTGTATAAAGCAGATACCGTGCCGGTAGGGATTGATCAGCTGCCGCATTTGGAATTGACGCGAGAGATTGTGCGCCGTTTCAATAATTTATACGGCAGCGAAGTTTTTGTTGAGCCTAAGGAAATGCTAAGTCAAGCTTCCTTGTTGCCGGGATTGGATGGCCGTAAAATGAGCAAGTCCTACGGCAATGAAATTCCTTTTGCCGCCAGCGAAAAAGAGATTCGTGAAAAAGTACGGCAAATGGTGACAGACCCGCAGCGAGTACGCCGTGCCGACGTGGGAGATCCGGATGTTTGTCCGGTATTTACTTTTCATAAAGTATTTTCACCGGCTGTTGTTGTCACAGAAATAGACCAGGAATGCCGCAAAGCTGGGATTGGCTGTGTGGATTGTAAGAAACGATTGGCAGACCATATGGTGAGTGCCTTGGCTCCAATCCATGAACGGAGAGTCGTACTGGAGCAGCAACCAGAGCGCGTGCATGAAATTCTGGCCGCTGGCGCTGAAAAAGCGCGCAAAGTAGCAGGCGAAACCATGCGTAGCGTTCGCGAAGTTATGCATTTGCCGAATTAA
- a CDS encoding site-2 protease family protein yields the protein MFSLDADLIFRVPALLIALTVHEYAHARAAVAMGDDTPRQLGRVTLNPLAHLDPVGLLMLWLTQFGWAKPVPINPNRFQSYRSGMVWVSLAGPLSNAVMAFVAAIALGACKFWGLGIPEVWKILAWTRDYNIILAIFNLLPIPPLDGSKVLSVFLPWKYAELYERITPYSPVILIALVYIGVIGTIVYPFQIALYLAIQTIVGILFF from the coding sequence GTGTTTTCGTTAGATGCTGATTTGATTTTTCGTGTGCCGGCTCTTTTGATTGCCTTAACAGTGCATGAATATGCCCATGCGAGAGCAGCGGTGGCCATGGGGGACGATACACCGCGACAGCTTGGTAGAGTAACCTTGAACCCGTTGGCTCATTTAGATCCAGTAGGCTTGTTGATGCTTTGGCTGACGCAATTTGGTTGGGCCAAGCCAGTTCCGATTAATCCCAATCGTTTTCAGTCATACCGCAGCGGCATGGTCTGGGTTTCATTGGCAGGTCCTCTCAGTAATGCGGTGATGGCTTTTGTTGCGGCAATCGCGTTGGGAGCTTGTAAATTCTGGGGGCTGGGAATTCCAGAAGTATGGAAAATACTGGCTTGGACGAGAGATTATAATATTATATTAGCTATTTTCAACCTACTGCCGATTCCTCCGTTGGATGGCTCAAAAGTGCTCAGCGTGTTTTTGCCTTGGAAATACGCTGAATTATATGAACGAATTACTCCGTACAGTCCGGTGATTCTTATTGCCTTGGTATATATAGGCGTTATCGGCACGATTGTATATCCCTTTCAAATTGCGTTATATCTTGCCATTCAAACCATTGTTGGCATTTTATTTTTTTAG
- a CDS encoding polysaccharide deacetylase family protein, with protein MKSPRFVFSRRAFVLSLFSAIFLCAAFPLITWAIQLWDVPLATEESASTLSQSNSPPAIFMLPEHPGDEPLMEEGRPLYDSYLTNERLRANLPLNLPTAQPYKAAKVVYLTFDDGPDPQNTPVVLDILKKEQIKATFFLVGTQIEKHPALVQRLFAEGHAIGNHTYDHIYKNLYQSPQSYIAQLNHTDELLKSILLCRPRISRAPGGSTGSFNKAYWDLLKQNGYIEVGWNVSSGDASAAKAASIEGNVLTQMKQTFLQSHAIVLMHDGPGHIETVRALPGIIQALKAQGYEFRVVNTQTPTAW; from the coding sequence ATGAAGTCCCCCCGTTTTGTTTTTTCGCGACGCGCTTTCGTTTTGTCCCTGTTCAGCGCCATTTTTCTTTGCGCTGCCTTTCCACTAATTACCTGGGCTATTCAGCTCTGGGACGTTCCACTTGCAACAGAAGAATCAGCGTCGACTCTCTCTCAAAGTAATAGTCCTCCTGCTATTTTCATGTTGCCGGAACACCCTGGCGATGAACCATTAATGGAAGAAGGCCGCCCTTTATATGACTCGTACCTCACCAATGAGCGCCTTCGCGCCAATCTCCCACTCAATCTTCCAACTGCGCAACCCTACAAGGCCGCAAAAGTAGTCTATCTTACCTTTGACGATGGTCCTGACCCCCAAAACACACCGGTAGTTTTGGATATCTTAAAAAAAGAACAGATCAAAGCTACCTTTTTTTTGGTAGGCACGCAAATAGAAAAGCACCCTGCTCTTGTACAACGTCTTTTTGCCGAAGGTCATGCTATAGGCAATCATACGTACGATCATATTTACAAAAACCTGTATCAATCGCCGCAAAGCTATATCGCACAATTAAATCATACCGATGAACTTCTTAAATCCATTCTTCTTTGCCGCCCCCGCATTTCCAGAGCTCCTGGAGGTTCTACTGGCAGTTTCAATAAGGCCTACTGGGACTTACTCAAACAAAATGGCTATATTGAAGTAGGCTGGAATGTTTCCTCTGGCGACGCTTCGGCAGCCAAGGCCGCGTCTATTGAAGGCAATGTATTGACGCAGATGAAGCAAACTTTTTTACAAAGCCATGCCATTGTACTTATGCATGATGGTCCCGGACATATTGAAACAGTCCGCGCTCTACCTGGTATTATCCAAGCTTTAAAAGCCCAAGGCTATGAATTCCGCGTAGTCAATACACAAACACCAACAGCCTGGTAA
- the guaB gene encoding IMP dehydrogenase, which produces MFEEKFAKQGLTFDDVLLVPAKSDVLPKDVEVNTRLTRNISLNIPIISSGMDTVTEARMAIAMAREGGLGIIHKNMTIEQQANEIDKVKRSENGIIVDPLFLSPEHTLKDVQDLMERYHISGVPITQQDRLVGILTNRDLRFETDLSKRIGECMTREHLITAPMGTSLNEAKEILRKHRIEKLPLVDERGHLKGLITIKDIEKALKYPNSAKDSKGRLLVGAAVGVGSDMLDRVAAIVAAKVDVIVVDTAHGHSQGVIESVKTIRKTYPNVDLIAGNVATEEATRALFEAGVDAVKVGIGPGSICTTRVIAGIGVPQITAVYECAKAAAEFGLPIIADGGIKYSGDIVKALAAGANVVMVGNLLAGTEESPGETIIYQGRSYKVYRGMGSLGAMAKGSKDRYFQENMDKLVPEGIEGRVPYKGPVSETMFQMVGGLRAGMGYCGVKDIEGLRTETKFIRITSAGLKESHPHDVNITKEAPNYSL; this is translated from the coding sequence ATGTTTGAAGAAAAGTTCGCCAAGCAAGGACTAACGTTCGATGATGTACTTCTCGTTCCCGCTAAATCGGATGTGTTGCCTAAGGATGTGGAGGTTAACACTCGGCTGACCCGCAATATCAGCCTGAACATCCCCATCATTAGCTCGGGCATGGATACGGTCACGGAGGCGCGTATGGCTATCGCTATGGCGCGTGAAGGCGGCCTGGGAATTATCCATAAAAACATGACGATCGAGCAGCAAGCGAACGAGATTGATAAAGTAAAACGTTCTGAAAACGGTATTATTGTGGATCCGCTTTTCCTTTCTCCTGAACATACCTTGAAAGATGTGCAGGATTTGATGGAGAGGTATCATATTTCGGGGGTGCCGATTACCCAGCAAGATCGTCTTGTAGGTATTTTAACTAACCGGGATTTGCGCTTTGAAACCGACCTGTCTAAACGAATTGGTGAATGCATGACCCGGGAGCACTTGATTACCGCTCCTATGGGAACATCATTAAATGAGGCCAAGGAAATTCTGCGTAAACACCGCATTGAGAAACTGCCTTTAGTTGATGAGCGAGGCCATTTAAAAGGGCTGATTACCATCAAAGATATTGAGAAAGCGCTGAAATACCCTAACTCTGCGAAAGACTCCAAAGGGCGTTTGCTGGTTGGCGCCGCGGTAGGCGTTGGCTCTGATATGCTGGATCGCGTGGCGGCCATTGTGGCGGCCAAAGTCGATGTCATTGTTGTAGATACGGCTCATGGCCATTCCCAAGGCGTTATTGAATCGGTTAAGACCATCAGAAAAACCTATCCCAATGTAGATTTGATTGCTGGCAATGTGGCTACGGAAGAAGCTACGCGTGCATTGTTTGAAGCCGGCGTAGACGCTGTTAAGGTGGGTATTGGGCCCGGCTCCATCTGTACGACCCGCGTGATTGCAGGCATCGGCGTGCCGCAGATTACGGCAGTATATGAATGTGCCAAAGCGGCGGCGGAATTCGGCTTGCCGATTATTGCCGACGGCGGCATCAAGTACTCGGGGGATATCGTAAAAGCCCTGGCAGCTGGCGCTAACGTGGTTATGGTGGGGAACTTGCTTGCTGGAACCGAGGAAAGTCCAGGCGAGACCATTATATACCAAGGTCGAAGCTATAAGGTATACCGCGGCATGGGCTCGTTGGGCGCCATGGCTAAAGGCAGCAAGGACCGTTATTTTCAAGAAAATATGGATAAATTGGTACCGGAAGGTATTGAAGGACGCGTTCCTTATAAAGGACCTGTTTCTGAAACCATGTTTCAAATGGTTGGCGGACTTCGAGCTGGCATGGGCTATTGTGGCGTAAAGGATATCGAGGGATTGCGTACGGAAACGAAATTTATTCGTATTACCAGCGCAGGTCTTAAGGAAAGCCATCCGCATGATGTCAATATTACCAAAGAAGCACCGAACTACAGTCTGTAA
- a CDS encoding VanW family protein, with protein sequence MKRWQRVSLSLVLILSFTLASLAVAGTAVYFRDGISHGVKLGSLDLGGLTEEAAVSAIEEDASKRLAHQTIRFVYGEQQWESTTDELNIHANAAVLAHEAYMIGRTGPIWLQLQEWYMATQKGRQLSYRLAYEPEKAKKLLDRIVHDVERPSRKAYVNYQQGQVQIVPELIGQHLERAELETTWQAAMANFQSLQISLPVKEDIPEIRAEDLSGIDRLLGSYSSYFNAYDSNRSKNVYLASRSIDDTLVRAGSVFSFNSQVGKRTQENGYKEAPVFIDGKLVPDWGGGVCQVSSTLYNAVLLADLEIVERTSHYSPPGYVPLGQDATVADDQLDFQFTNTSQHNLYISSKIDGNRLIVQVFGSSDDPVEVRIAPLDKQVIPAPIVVRPDANLEAGRQIVEERGESGYRIKIEKIRLRQGVEISREIISSDDFPPSERIIRMGTKAAAEKKNN encoded by the coding sequence GTGAAGCGATGGCAACGAGTCAGCTTATCTTTAGTATTAATTCTTTCTTTTACTTTGGCAAGTTTGGCCGTTGCTGGCACGGCTGTATATTTTCGTGATGGCATTTCACATGGCGTAAAATTGGGTTCGTTGGATCTAGGCGGATTGACAGAGGAAGCGGCCGTATCTGCGATTGAAGAAGATGCGAGCAAACGGCTGGCTCATCAGACAATACGCTTTGTTTATGGCGAGCAGCAATGGGAAAGCACTACTGATGAATTAAATATACATGCTAATGCAGCTGTATTAGCGCATGAAGCGTATATGATTGGGCGAACAGGCCCGATTTGGCTGCAACTGCAGGAGTGGTATATGGCGACGCAAAAAGGTCGTCAGCTTTCCTATCGTCTTGCGTATGAGCCGGAAAAAGCCAAGAAATTGCTGGATAGAATTGTTCATGATGTGGAGCGTCCATCCCGTAAAGCTTACGTTAACTATCAACAGGGACAGGTGCAGATTGTACCGGAGCTTATTGGGCAGCACTTGGAGCGGGCGGAATTGGAAACAACTTGGCAGGCCGCGATGGCGAATTTTCAATCGTTGCAGATTTCTTTGCCTGTAAAAGAAGATATCCCGGAAATTCGGGCAGAGGATCTTAGCGGCATTGATCGTCTTTTAGGATCTTATTCTAGCTATTTCAACGCATATGACAGCAATCGTTCTAAAAATGTTTATTTGGCATCACGTAGCATTGATGATACGTTGGTGCGGGCTGGCAGTGTTTTTTCTTTCAATTCGCAAGTGGGCAAGCGTACTCAAGAAAATGGCTATAAAGAGGCTCCCGTATTCATTGATGGGAAATTGGTACCGGATTGGGGCGGTGGAGTGTGCCAAGTGAGCAGCACTCTTTACAATGCGGTTCTGTTGGCAGATTTGGAAATTGTAGAGCGGACCTCTCATTACAGTCCTCCTGGGTATGTACCTCTTGGACAGGATGCGACCGTGGCTGATGACCAATTAGATTTTCAATTCACTAATACCAGCCAGCATAATCTTTATATTTCCAGTAAAATTGATGGCAATCGTCTGATTGTGCAAGTATTTGGCAGCTCGGATGATCCGGTAGAAGTGCGTATTGCGCCGCTGGATAAACAAGTAATTCCAGCGCCAATTGTAGTGAGACCGGATGCCAATTTAGAAGCTGGCCGTCAGATTGTGGAAGAAAGAGGGGAAAGCGGTTATCGAATAAAAATTGAAAAAATCCGCTTACGTCAAGGCGTAGAAATTAGTCGAGAAATTATTTCTTCGGATGACTTTCCTCCTTCCGAGCGCATTATCCGTATGGGTACAAAAGCGGCGGCAGAGAAAAAGAATAATTGA
- a CDS encoding PRC-barrel domain-containing protein yields MKKSTEILSLPVFSIREGEELGTIKAFIINAAAKSVEAFLIDDGKWYLGAKLLPAKAVAGLGEFAVTVESSDNVVGVADFPDIEPLLVANTSVIGTKVVTTAGRILGRVTDFMVENDGKIAVCEYTVDNGDSQQVLLENIITLGKDVLFIRDSSEEQAAVSVSEQQVPVVETSTVAAPVVAPAPVVEEPKVEETKVEETSAEPAPEVDAYSRKIEEKTRKFLLGKKASRRIETDNGVLVVDEGGEITEEVLQKAKLAGKYVELSMNVQ; encoded by the coding sequence ATGAAAAAAAGCACAGAAATTTTAAGCTTACCTGTATTTAGCATTCGTGAAGGTGAAGAACTGGGAACTATCAAGGCATTTATCATCAATGCCGCAGCCAAATCGGTAGAAGCATTTTTGATTGATGACGGCAAATGGTACTTGGGAGCTAAACTGCTGCCGGCCAAAGCGGTAGCTGGTCTCGGTGAGTTTGCTGTTACCGTCGAATCCAGCGATAATGTGGTAGGGGTTGCTGATTTTCCGGATATTGAGCCGCTGCTGGTGGCCAATACCTCTGTAATTGGGACCAAAGTAGTTACTACAGCTGGTCGCATTTTAGGGCGAGTTACCGATTTCATGGTTGAAAACGACGGCAAAATTGCTGTGTGTGAGTATACTGTGGATAATGGCGATAGCCAACAGGTGTTGCTGGAAAACATCATAACTTTAGGCAAAGATGTTCTGTTTATTCGTGACAGCTCAGAAGAGCAGGCTGCCGTTTCTGTGTCAGAGCAGCAAGTTCCTGTAGTAGAAACTTCAACGGTCGCTGCTCCAGTTGTTGCTCCGGCGCCTGTAGTGGAGGAGCCTAAAGTTGAAGAAACAAAAGTGGAAGAAACATCAGCGGAACCAGCTCCAGAAGTGGATGCCTATTCACGAAAAATTGAAGAAAAAACACGCAAATTTCTTTTAGGGAAGAAAGCCAGTCGCCGCATTGAGACCGATAATGGCGTTCTCGTGGTAGATGAAGGCGGAGAAATTACAGAAGAAGTCCTGCAAAAAGCCAAGTTGGCAGGGAAATATGTAGAACTGTCGATGAATGTTCAATAA
- a CDS encoding methionine gamma-lyase family protein, giving the protein MNRFSAKIQAAREKALQQMTSMAKDVEQIAETNTLRVLDAFRRHRVSDYHFRATSGYAYNDAGRETLEETWATLCGAEAALVRTQFVSGTHALATVLFGVLRPGDELVSLTGAPYDTMQSVIGHTREVPGSLKEFGVSYREMPMPSGGIDLAHLSAYIQPKTKMVLIQRSRGYSLRATLTVAEIAATCAAVKAIAPECICFVDNCYGEFVEVQEPTAVGADIMAGSLIKNPGGGLAPTGGYIAGRKDLVELAAFRLTAPGIGAELGASLGGNRLLYQGLFVAPHTTAQAVKGAIFAAAFFECLGYETLPHWAVQRGDIIQAITLGTPERIVAFCQGIQKYSPVDAHVRPEPSGMPGYEDAVIMAAGTFVQGASIELSADAPMREPYAVYLQGGLTFEHAVLACMGAAQELEDKGLSFS; this is encoded by the coding sequence TTGAATCGATTTAGTGCTAAAATTCAAGCAGCGCGGGAAAAGGCGCTGCAACAGATGACGTCTATGGCGAAAGACGTGGAGCAGATAGCTGAAACTAATACCTTGAGAGTACTGGACGCCTTCCGCCGTCACCGAGTTTCGGATTATCATTTTCGGGCGACAAGCGGCTATGCCTATAACGATGCAGGGCGAGAAACCCTGGAAGAGACTTGGGCGACCTTGTGCGGAGCAGAAGCGGCGTTGGTACGGACGCAGTTTGTTTCCGGCACGCATGCGTTGGCTACTGTTTTATTCGGGGTTTTGCGTCCTGGCGACGAGCTGGTTTCCTTGACAGGGGCGCCATATGATACAATGCAAAGCGTTATTGGACATACTCGTGAAGTTCCGGGCTCTTTGAAGGAATTTGGCGTATCCTATCGGGAAATGCCTATGCCCAGCGGAGGTATTGACTTGGCGCATCTGTCGGCCTATATACAGCCTAAGACTAAAATGGTGCTGATTCAGCGTTCGCGAGGCTATAGTTTGCGGGCAACATTGACGGTGGCTGAAATTGCCGCTACCTGCGCGGCGGTAAAGGCCATTGCTCCAGAATGTATCTGCTTTGTTGATAATTGCTATGGCGAGTTTGTGGAGGTACAGGAGCCAACAGCCGTTGGCGCTGACATCATGGCCGGCTCGTTAATTAAAAATCCTGGCGGCGGGTTGGCACCGACAGGGGGGTATATTGCAGGCCGGAAGGATTTAGTGGAATTGGCTGCTTTTCGCTTGACTGCGCCAGGTATCGGGGCGGAGTTGGGAGCCTCGTTGGGAGGTAATCGCTTGTTGTACCAGGGGCTGTTTGTAGCGCCTCATACAACAGCTCAAGCGGTAAAAGGAGCTATTTTTGCCGCTGCTTTTTTTGAGTGTTTAGGTTATGAAACGTTGCCACACTGGGCGGTGCAGCGAGGCGATATTATCCAAGCGATTACCTTGGGGACGCCAGAGAGGATCGTGGCCTTTTGCCAGGGGATTCAAAAATATTCACCGGTTGACGCACATGTGAGGCCAGAGCCAAGCGGTATGCCGGGCTATGAGGACGCGGTGATTATGGCAGCGGGAACCTTTGTACAAGGGGCTTCAATTGAATTAAGCGCCGATGCGCCAATGCGCGAACCATATGCTGTTTATCTTCAAGGCGGTCTTACTTTTGAGCATGCAGTTTTAGCGTGTATGGGTGCTGCACAAGAATTGGAAGATAAAGGTCTTTCTTTTTCTTAA